GGCCGGGGGGCGGCGGGCCTATCTGTCGCAGGCGTCGATCCATTCGGCGCTGGTGTCGGCGGCGTTGCTGGCGGCGTGTCCGCAGGTGGTGTCGGCGGCGGGGTACGACGCGTCGGGGTGGTTGCGGCGGGACGCGCACCATGTGGTGCGGGCGGCGGCGTTCGCGTCGGTGACGCGGGCGCAGCGGGCGGCGGCGCAGCGGGCGGCGTTGGCGCATGCGGCGTCGCTGGGTATCGCGGCGGTGCACGAGTGCGGTGGTCCGGAGATCTCCGACGAGGAGGACTTCACGGGTCTGTTGGCGTTGTCGGGCGACGGTGTGGCGGAGGTGTACGGGTACTGGGGTGAGCTGATGGGGGCGGCGCGGGCCCGGGAGTTGGGTGCGGTGGGGGCGGGGGGTGATCTGTTCGCCGACGGGGCGTTGGGGTCGCGTACGGCGCACGTGTCGCGTGACTACCTGGACGGTGACGGGGGTTGCGGGCACGGCTACCTGAGTGCGGAGCAGGTGCGGGAGCATCTGTTGGACTGTGCGGCGCACGGTGTGCAGGGTGGGTTCCATGCGATCGGTGACGCGGCGATCTCGACGGTGCTGGAGGGTTTCGCGGGGGCGGCGGAGAAGCTGGGCACGGACCGGGTGCGGGCGGCGCGGCACCGTATCGAGCACGCGGAGATCATGAACAAGCGGTTGATCGCGGGGTTCGTGGAGTACGGGATCGTGGCGAGCATGCAGCCGGCGTTCGACCGGTTGTGGGGTGGCGCGGGTCGGATGTACGAGTCGCGGCTGGGTTTGCAGCGGTCGTTGGAGTCGAATCCGATGGGGGCGATGCACGGCGTCGGGGTGGCGTTGGCGTTCGGGTCGGATTCGCCGGTGACGCCGCTGGATCCGTGGGGTTCGGTGCGGGCGGCGGTGTGGCACCACAGCCCGACGCAGCGGATGAGTGTGCGGTCGGCGTTCGCGGCGCACACCCGTGGCGGGTGGCGGGCGGTGCGGCTGGACAACGAGGGTGTGCTGGCGTTGGGGGCGCCGGCGACGTTCGCGGTGTGGTCGACGCCGGCGGGGGTGGACCGGGGGTTGCCGGTGTTGTTGGCGGCGGAGGTGGAGGCGCGTGGTCCGCTGGACCCGACGCCGCTGCCGGTGTGTCGGCGCACGGTGTTGCGCGGTGACGTGATCTACGAGGAAGGGTCTTCGTGAGCGAGCGAACGATCGGTACGGCACGGGGGGCGCGTGGCGCCGTCGCCGGGCGGAGCGGGGTGACGGTGTGACGGGCAAGCTTGACCTGGATCCGCGGCTGGTGGCGCGGGCGCGGGAGTTGGCGCGCCGGGCGGGGCAGCCGGTGGTGGATCTGGCGCGCAGCCACACGACGGTGTCGGTGGAGCGTGCGGTGTTGCGGCTGGCCGGGGTGAGTGGTGCCGATCCGGACGGGATTCCGTGGGTGAACCGGCTCGTGGACGCGGTGGTCGCGGACGTGGGGTTGGGGCACGGGGTGGCGTTGCCGGTGTTCGACGCGCTCGCCCGGGAGCAGCTCGGTGACGTGACGTTGCTGGCGCAGAAGGCGGCGGCCGGGTCGGTGCGGTTCGAGGTGCCGACGAGGAAGGCGGCCACGGCGGCGCGCAAGGCGGCGCGGCGGGCGGTGGGTGCGGGGATCCGGGCGATCGACCGGCGGCGGGCGGAGCGGGACCGGCTGGTGAGGCGGTTCGGGGATCCGAAGCAGCGGCCGTGGATCTATCTGATCGTGGCGACGGGGGACATCTACGAGGACATTCCGCAGGCGCAGGCGGCGGCGCGGGCGGGTGCGGACGTCATCGCGGTGATCCGGTCGACGGGGCAGTCGTTGCTGGACTACGTGCCGGAGGGGGCGACGCGGGAGGGCTTCGCGGGCACGTACGCGACGCAGGAGAACTTCCGGTTGATGCGGGCGGCGCT
The nucleotide sequence above comes from Micromonospora sp. M71_S20. Encoded proteins:
- a CDS encoding amidohydrolase, whose protein sequence is MTNPSTLYRGGTLHCPADPSATALLVTDGRISWLGVDADAPAADRVVDLDGALVTPAFVDAHVHATDTGLALSGLDLSGVRSAAELLDAVAGFAAGLPSDAVVLGHGWDESSWPVPELPDAAVLDRAAGGRRAYLSQASIHSALVSAALLAACPQVVSAAGYDASGWLRRDAHHVVRAAAFASVTRAQRAAAQRAALAHAASLGIAAVHECGGPEISDEEDFTGLLALSGDGVAEVYGYWGELMGAARARELGAVGAGGDLFADGALGSRTAHVSRDYLDGDGGCGHGYLSAEQVREHLLDCAAHGVQGGFHAIGDAAISTVLEGFAGAAEKLGTDRVRAARHRIEHAEIMNKRLIAGFVEYGIVASMQPAFDRLWGGAGRMYESRLGLQRSLESNPMGAMHGVGVALAFGSDSPVTPLDPWGSVRAAVWHHSPTQRMSVRSAFAAHTRGGWRAVRLDNEGVLALGAPATFAVWSTPAGVDRGLPVLLAAEVEARGPLDPTPLPVCRRTVLRGDVIYEEGSS